The Flavobacterium psychrophilum genome includes a region encoding these proteins:
- a CDS encoding acetyl-CoA carboxyl transferase, with translation MEYLDFELPIKELEDQLDKCTVIGQESDVDVSNTCKQIEIKLEETKKKIYKNLTAWQRVQLSRHPSRPYTMDHVRALTGDTFLELFGDRGFKDDKAMIGGLGKIGGQSFMIIGQQKGFNTKTRQFRNFGMANPEGYRKALRLMKMAEKFGVPVITLVDTPGAYPGLEAEERGQGEAIARNIFEMVRLKTPIITVIVGEGASGGALGIGVGDKVYMMENTWYSVISPESCSSILWRSWEYKEQAAEALKLTSFDMKKNGLIDDIIPEPLGGAHYDRETAFKAVEEYILKGYNELKDLSTEELIAQRMDKYSKMGEFKE, from the coding sequence ATGGAATATTTAGATTTTGAACTTCCTATTAAGGAGCTTGAAGACCAACTGGATAAGTGTACTGTTATAGGCCAGGAGTCTGATGTTGATGTATCTAATACATGCAAACAGATAGAAATAAAACTGGAAGAAACGAAAAAGAAAATATACAAAAACCTTACTGCATGGCAAAGGGTTCAGCTGTCAAGGCACCCAAGCCGTCCATACACTATGGATCACGTTCGCGCCCTAACAGGTGATACGTTCCTGGAGCTGTTTGGCGACCGTGGCTTTAAAGATGATAAAGCTATGATTGGCGGATTAGGTAAAATAGGCGGGCAATCGTTTATGATTATCGGCCAGCAAAAAGGTTTCAATACAAAAACAAGGCAGTTCCGTAATTTCGGTATGGCCAACCCTGAGGGATACCGTAAAGCACTTCGCCTAATGAAAATGGCAGAGAAATTTGGTGTTCCTGTAATTACTTTAGTAGATACTCCGGGTGCTTACCCAGGACTTGAAGCTGAAGAACGCGGACAGGGAGAAGCTATCGCAAGAAATATTTTTGAGATGGTACGCCTTAAAACACCGATCATTACCGTTATAGTAGGAGAAGGTGCATCTGGTGGAGCTTTAGGTATAGGTGTTGGAGATAAAGTATACATGATGGAAAACACATGGTACTCTGTAATTTCTCCCGAATCATGTTCATCTATCCTTTGGAGAAGCTGGGAATACAAAGAGCAGGCAGCCGAAGCATTGAAGCTGACTTCTTTTGACATGAAAAAAAATGGACTTATTGACGATATTATTCCGGAACCTCTAGGTGGTGCTCACTACGACAGGGAGACAGCATTTAAAGCAGTAGAAGAATATATATTGAAAGGATATAACGAGCTTAAAGACTTATCAACAGAAGAGCTTATTGCTCAAAGGATGGATAAGTACAGCAAAATGGGTGAATTCAAGGAATAA
- a CDS encoding DNA helicase yields the protein MENIRNINPVKVDKTAIISLEKGKLPPQARDLEEAVLGAMMIDKKGVDDVIDILQPDAFYVDGHKHIYEAIVELFNDTQPIDLLTVSAQLKKTGKLELAGGDFYLIQLTQKISSSAHIEFHSRIILQKFIQRSLIKISSEIIEDAYDETTDVFDLLDKAESKLYEVTQGNIKRSSETAQSLVLQAKKRIEEIANQEGMSGVATGFHDLDKLTSGWQPSDLIIIAARPGMGKTAFVLSMARNIAIDAGHGVALFSLEMSSVQLITRLISSETGLSSEKLRTGKLEKHEWEQLSIKVKDLEKAPLYIDDTPSLSIFDLRAKARRLVSQYGIRMIIIDYLQLMTAGGNSKGGGNREQEISTISRTLKALAKELNVPVIALSQLSRAVETRGSSKRPLLSDLRESGAIEQDADIVSFIYRPEYYKIDEWDDEERSPTQGQAEFIVAKHRNGGLDNIRLKFIGSLGKFDNLDDFSSPFDELPSSMNSNNEFIKNLPSANDAFGSNMNSPSANDDDVPF from the coding sequence ATGGAAAATATCAGGAACATAAACCCCGTAAAAGTTGATAAGACTGCTATTATCAGCCTCGAGAAAGGTAAGCTGCCCCCGCAGGCACGCGACCTTGAGGAAGCCGTACTAGGCGCTATGATGATAGACAAGAAGGGGGTTGATGATGTTATTGATATCCTTCAGCCCGATGCTTTTTATGTAGATGGGCACAAGCATATTTATGAGGCTATTGTTGAACTTTTTAACGATACACAGCCAATTGACTTATTAACAGTATCGGCGCAGCTAAAAAAGACAGGGAAACTGGAACTTGCAGGCGGCGATTTTTACCTGATACAGTTAACGCAGAAGATATCGTCATCTGCACACATTGAGTTTCACTCAAGGATCATCCTTCAGAAATTCATTCAGCGAAGCCTTATAAAAATTTCAAGTGAGATCATAGAAGATGCTTACGACGAAACCACCGACGTATTCGATTTGCTGGATAAAGCAGAGTCTAAACTATATGAAGTAACGCAGGGTAACATTAAACGAAGCTCTGAAACAGCTCAGAGTTTGGTGCTCCAAGCAAAAAAACGTATTGAAGAAATTGCGAACCAGGAGGGTATGAGTGGTGTGGCAACAGGTTTCCACGATCTGGATAAGCTTACCTCAGGATGGCAGCCAAGTGACCTTATCATTATCGCGGCGCGTCCGGGTATGGGTAAGACCGCGTTTGTACTATCAATGGCGCGTAATATCGCTATTGATGCAGGGCATGGTGTGGCTTTGTTCTCTCTGGAGATGTCCTCTGTACAGCTTATTACCCGTTTGATTTCGAGTGAAACCGGACTTTCATCTGAAAAGCTTCGTACGGGTAAACTTGAAAAGCACGAGTGGGAACAGCTGAGTATTAAAGTAAAAGACCTTGAAAAAGCACCGCTTTATATAGATGATACGCCATCGCTTTCTATCTTTGACCTTAGGGCGAAGGCAAGAAGACTGGTGTCGCAATACGGAATCAGGATGATCATTATCGATTACCTTCAGTTAATGACTGCCGGTGGAAATAGTAAGGGCGGCGGTAACCGTGAGCAGGAGATATCAACGATCTCGAGAACGCTTAAGGCACTTGCAAAAGAACTTAACGTGCCGGTTATTGCGCTATCGCAGTTATCTCGTGCCGTTGAGACCCGTGGATCGAGCAAGCGTCCGTTGCTATCGGATCTAAGGGAGTCGGGTGCGATTGAGCAAGATGCGGATATCGTATCGTTCATCTACCGACCTGAATACTATAAAATTGATGAGTGGGATGATGAGGAGCGTTCTCCTACACAGGGTCAGGCCGAGTTTATCGTAGCAAAACACCGTAACGGTGGATTGGATAACATCAGGCTTAAGTTCATCGGAAGCCTTGGTAAGTTTGATAATCTTGATGATTTTAGCTCTCCGTTTGACGAATTGCCTTCGAGCATGAACAGCAACAATGAGTTCATCAAAAACCTGCCATCTGCAAATGATGCTTTTGGAAGTAATATGAACAGCCCAAGCGCTAACGACGACGATGTTCCATTCTAA
- a CDS encoding histone H1: MKDLFSQINAEIEKFKAEAELHIEKSNKAAGTRARKSALELSKFLKDFRKVSVEESKK, translated from the coding sequence ATGAAAGATCTATTCTCTCAAATCAACGCCGAAATTGAAAAATTCAAAGCAGAAGCAGAACTGCACATTGAAAAAAGTAACAAAGCTGCAGGAACAAGAGCTCGTAAATCAGCTTTAGAGCTAAGCAAGTTTCTAAAAGACTTCAGAAAAGTTTCTGTTGAAGAGTCTAAAAAATAA